The sequence TCATCGAGCGAGTCGTCCCCGCCGACGCGCTACGCAATGTCGATGTGCTTCCGCGGGTTCTCTGGGCGGAGGACGCGATCGATACGATTACCCGGTGGGTTCGGAACGAATCGCTACCGCTGGTCGTGCTCGGCACCCAGGGGATCAGCCGGTTGCCATACCTCTACCTCGGCAGCCTGGCCTCGACCGTGGCGCGGACCGCCCCCTGCTCCGTGCTTCTCGTCCCGCCCGACTACACCCCCGCGTCGGAGCTCGAAGAGGCGGCTCGCGCCCTGCGGGTCGACACCGTGGTGACGGGCGTCGACTTCCACGAGAGCTCCTGGGAAGCTGCGCTGTGGGCGATGCGGTATCTCGCTCCCGAGGCTGCCCACGAGCTGGTCCATGTCATCGACCCACCCGATCTGCCGGGACCGCTGCGGAAGCTCGCGGGGAACCGCGAACAGCTCCGCATTGCCACCCGGAACGCGGCGCAACGCCGCCTGGAAGAGCTGCGCGACCTGGGGGTATCTCCCCACGTGACCACCCACATTCGTGAAGGAGCGCCGGCGGCCGAGATTCTCCGGCTGGCGGAGGAATCGGGTGGCGACCTCGTGGTGGTCGGCGAACAGGGGCCGACGCGTGGTGTGGCTGCGCTACTGGGCAGCACGGCGGAGCGCGTGCTCTTCGAATCGGACATCCCGGTCCTGGTAGCGAGAAAGGTGGGCGATGCTCCTCCGCGCCACCTCCTCGTGGCCATCGATCCTTCCGAGATCTCAGCGCGGCTGCTGGAATGGGCCAGGGCACTGCAATCGCGCTTCGATGCCTCCGTCACCCTCCTGAACGTGGTGGACCGTGTGCTCCTCGTCGACGAGCTCACGGGGCTTCCCACCACGAAGACCTTCGAGCGGCTGCAGGAGGATGCGACCCGCGCAATGGAGTCGTGGCTCCGGGAGCAGGTCCGGACTGCGGGTCTCTCCGACGGTCGGGTGACGACGAAAGTGGCGGTGGGTGACCCGGCTTACGAGATCATTTCGGCAGCCGCAAGCGAGAAGGCCGACCTGCTGTTGCTGGGTAGCAAAGGAGGTGACGTCGCCCGCACCCCGATGATCGGGCGGATCGTCAACAAAGTGGTGCGTAGCGCTCCCTGCTCGGTGCTGGTGGTGTCCCCCTCAAATGCGGAGGAGAGATGAAGCTGACCTTCCTTGGAGCAGCCAGCACCGTAACCGGCTCGCGCTACCTGCTCGAGACCACCACCCGACGTCTGCTCATCGACTGCGGGCTGTTCCAGGGTCTGAAACAGCTTCGCCAGCGAAACTGGGAGCCGTTCCCGGTCGACCCGGCAAGCATCGACGCGGTGCTGCTCACGCACGCGCACCTCGACCACTCAG is a genomic window of Longimicrobiaceae bacterium containing:
- a CDS encoding universal stress protein; translation: MEPRNIRSIVVATDLTTECDRVVRTAASIAALTGAELHLIHVLKITTLPPALSTEDTTPDLEAFEQAQEALEAQVERSTPAGFEPAGMLVVADPSESEATRRHVEETGADLVVLGPHRGSPTDRPYLGTTADRVIRMTSVPCLIVREQIEFPIRRIGVLTDFSSAARAAFAAALGWIEGFSGGPSARGDDRVQVSVAHLAWAGTTTDTAKVETETIRPQLERFIERVVPADALRNVDVLPRVLWAEDAIDTITRWVRNESLPLVVLGTQGISRLPYLYLGSLASTVARTAPCSVLLVPPDYTPASELEEAARALRVDTVVTGVDFHESSWEAALWAMRYLAPEAAHELVHVIDPPDLPGPLRKLAGNREQLRIATRNAAQRRLEELRDLGVSPHVTTHIREGAPAAEILRLAEESGGDLVVVGEQGPTRGVAALLGSTAERVLFESDIPVLVARKVGDAPPRHLLVAIDPSEISARLLEWARALQSRFDASVTLLNVVDRVLLVDELTGLPTTKTFERLQEDATRAMESWLREQVRTAGLSDGRVTTKVAVGDPAYEIISAAASEKADLLLLGSKGGDVARTPMIGRIVNKVVRSAPCSVLVVSPSNAEER